A single Tamandua tetradactyla isolate mTamTet1 chromosome X, mTamTet1.pri, whole genome shotgun sequence DNA region contains:
- the LOC143670526 gene encoding LOW QUALITY PROTEIN: transmembrane protein 201-like (The sequence of the model RefSeq protein was modified relative to this genomic sequence to represent the inferred CDS: inserted 1 base in 1 codon; deleted 3 bases in 2 codons): MEGVSALLAGCPTTRLAGGLGVTACAAAGVLLYRIARRKKPIHTTVNCWFCNQDTVVPYGNLNCWDCPHCEQYNGFQENGDYNKPIPAQYMEHLNHVVRSLPSPRTPPQPQQWVSSQVLLCRRCSHHQTTKIKQLAAFTPREEGRYDEDIEVYRHHLEQVYKLCRPCQAVVEYYIKHQNRQLRALLLSHQFRRWEADQPCTQSFCSSALKAPAQATALLLLAFLAFAFLLTIALHSTCDSSTPGDSLTPALPPGGNGSAVPDNGTAPGAEGWQQLGLGLLPEHTLERLWDAWAFGQSHQIGIVALGLLACLLAMLLAGLIRLEQIDAFASCLWALLLGLHLTEQYLQAAPPSWLDMLKFSITXLSCLVGFTAAVATRKVTDTRRFRPRRSEKQQ, encoded by the exons ATGGAGGGCGTGAGCGCGCTGCTGGCGGGCTGCCCCACGACCCGCCTGGCCGGCGGCCTGGGGGTCACGGCGTGTGCCGCGGCCGGCGTGCTGCTCTACAGGATTGCGCGGAGGAAGAAGCCGATCCACACGACCGTCAACTGCTGGTTCTGTAACCAGGACACGGTGGTGCCCTATGGGAACCTCAACTGCTGGGACTGTCCCCATTGCGAGCAGTACAATGGCTTCCAGGAGAACGGTGACTATAACAAGCCGATCCCCGCGCAGTACATGGAGCACCTGAACCACGTGGTGCGGAGCCTACCCAGCCCCCgcacccctccccaaccccagcaATGGGTGAGCAGCCAGGTGCTGCTATGCCGGAGGTGCAGCCACCACCAGACCACCAAGATCAAGCAGTTGGCTGCCTTCACTCCACGAGAGGAGGGCAGGTATGACGAGGACATCGAGGTATACCGGCACCACCTGGAGCAGGTGTACAAGCTGTGCCGGCCCTGCCAGGCGGTCGTGGAGTACTACATCAAGCACCAGAACCGCCAGCTGCGCGCGCTGCTGCTCAGCCACCAGTTCAGGCGCTGGGAGGCCGATCAGCCCTGCACGCAGAGCTTCTGCTCCTCTGCACTGAAGGCCCCAGCTCAGGCCACCGCACTCCTG TTACTCGCCTTCCTGGCCTTCGCCTTCCTGCTGACCATTGCCCTGCACAGCACCTGCGACTCCTCCACCCCTGGTGACTCCCtgaccccagccctgccccctggTGGCAATGGCTCAGCCGTTCCTGACAATGGCACTGCCCCTGGGGCTGAGGGCTGGCAGCAGCTG GGGCTGGGCCTCCTGCCAGAGCACACCTTGGAGAGGCTGTGGGATGCCTGGGCCTTCGGGCAGAGTCACCAGATCGGCATCGTGGCTCTGGGCCTGCTTGCCTGCCTGCTGGCCATGTTGCTGGCTGGCCTCATCAGGCTGGAGCA GATCGACGCCTTCGCCTCCTGCCTATGGGCCCTGCTGCTGGGCCTGCACCTGACCGAGCAGTACCTGCAGGCAGCCCCGCCCAGCTGGCTAGACATGCTCAAGTTCAGCATCA CCCTGTCCTGCCTGGTGGGCTTTACCGCAGCCGTGGCTACAAGGAAGGTGACAGACACGCGGAGGTTCCGGCCCCGAAGGTCAGAGAAGCAGCAGTGA